The following proteins come from a genomic window of Nicotiana tomentosiformis chromosome 12, ASM39032v3, whole genome shotgun sequence:
- the LOC138902790 gene encoding uncharacterized protein codes for MWEESHEEGSPPARWSEFTNAFMDHLLPTETKAARAAEFESLKQGSMNVWKYDMEFACLTKYAIHMLPTVEAIVHRFVQGLSPMVINEAAMAALNSDMNYGKMVAFSQATEDRKLKNRSECEGSSKSRTAGNLGGSSGGGRSVFRGGLSGPSQSFT; via the coding sequence atgtgggaggagtcccatgaggaggggagccctccggcgaggtggagtgagttcacCAATGCTTTTATGGACCATTTATTACCTACCGAGACTAAGGCGGCCCGagccgctgagtttgagagcctaAAACAGGGTAGCATGAATGTGTGGAAGTACGATATGGAATTTGCGTGCCTgaccaagtatgctattcacatgttgcctactGTGGAAGCTATAGTgcaccggtttgtgcagggccttagccccatggttattaatgaggctgctatggctgccttgaattctgatatgaactatgggaagatggtggcattttctcaagctacagaggatcGTAAACTGAAAAATAGAAGTGAGTGTGAGGGTAGCAGCAAGTCCCGGACTGCGGGCAACttgggtggttcttctggtggtggtaggtcagTATTTAGGGGAGGGTTATCAGGGCCATCTCAGTCATTCACTTAG